The following nucleotide sequence is from Paenibacillus odorifer.
TATTTCCAAGCAGGGCGCCGTTGCAACGCGGCATTCGTAGCACGCAAGGTTACAGCCCAAAATAAAAAAGCCACAGCACTAACAGAAGCTCCAAGCCAACATACCCCGTTCCAGCCATAGTGAGAATATATTTGAGTGGAAGCAATCGATCCGGTAGCACTTCCAATGGAGTAAAAAACCATATACCCTGCGGTGAGCCGACTACGTGCCTCCATGCGCAAGGTAAGTATGATACTTTGATTGGTGACATGCACCGCCTGCACAGCCAAATCAAGCAGAACAATACCAATGACCAATGCCAACAGCGACTGCTCCGTAAAACTGATAAACCACCATGAAATCAACAATAGAAGTAATGCTATGCCTGTCGTTCTCTGTCCATGACCCTGATCAGCTAGCTTTCCCGCCCGCGCAGCAGCTAATGCTCCCACAATTCCCGCCAGACCAAATGCCCCAATTGCAGTATGTGAAAGTGATAACGGCGGAGCACTGAGAGGCAAGACCACAGAAGTCCACAGAATACTGAAAGCAGTAAAAATCAGCAAAGCCAGAATAGCGCGGATACGCAATACTCTCTCTTGCACAAACAACATAAACACTGAACTAAGCAGCTGAGCGTATGACAGTGTTTTTACCTCACGTTCCACATTTGGCAACACCCTAAATAATGTACACACCATACAAAGCATTAAAGCAGCAGAAAAAAGGTATACGGAACGCCAACCTGCAAGATCTGTAAGTATTCCTGAAATGGATCGCGCAAGAAGTATTCCAATCACAATTCCACTTGTGACCATGCCTACGACTCGCCCGCGTTCGGCAGGGGCAGCCATTGTCGCCGCGAACGCAACAAGCGTCTGTGTTACAACAGCGAGTAGTCCCACTGAGGCCATACCTACGAATAGTAC
It contains:
- a CDS encoding MFS transporter, producing the protein MPRYMTLLFAVVCGMSVANIYFAQPLLDHLSREFGIDYSTIGILITITQIFYAVGLLLLVPLGDLLNQRCLIIGQMLLSVVALIIVGTASSSTVLFVGMASVGLLAVVTQTLVAFAATMAAPAERGRVVGMVTSGIVIGILLARSISGILTDLAGWRSVYLFSAALMLCMVCTLFRVLPNVEREVKTLSYAQLLSSVFMLFVQERVLRIRAILALLIFTAFSILWTSVVLPLSAPPLSLSHTAIGAFGLAGIVGALAAARAGKLADQGHGQRTTGIALLLLLISWWFISFTEQSLLALVIGIVLLDLAVQAVHVTNQSIILTLRMEARSRLTAGYMVFYSIGSATGSIASTQIYSHYGWNGVCWLGASVSAVAFLFWAVTLRATNAALQRRPAWK